From Herbaspirillum sp. WKF16:
ATCGCACAAATGGATAGATTTTCTCGACGAGGTTTTGCGTTCAACATGCTGACCTCCTATGTTGATTGGGAAGAGCCGCATCTTTACTATGGCAATCCTTGCGACTGGTTCGATTTCTGCAAGAAAAATTTTTCCAAGCGAGTTTCTTTAATCCATGACTATCCTTTGTGGGAGTGGACGATCGTTGTGAGGAAATGAAATGAATCAGTGGAAAAAAGTTGGTTTCTATAAGCTGCCTGTGCGCCCCGAATTCGGGCTGTGTTCCCATGCGCAGCTGCCAACGGCGCTGGTGATGGATGAGCGACGGGTACGAGTGTATTTTGCCGCTCGCAATGAGCATCAGCATTCCGCCGTGCATTTCGTGGATATGCAGATCGATGGAGATGATCTTCGTTTTATTGAACCCAGCCCGCCTCTGCCTCTCCTTAAAGGCGAGGGAATCGGCACATTCGAGGAGCATGGAGTCTATGCATCCAGTGTCGTGTCCTTCCGCGGTAAATATTACATGTATTACATCGGATGGAACCGAGGCGCGGAGGCGCCGCTATTCTATGCTTCGATAGGTGTTGCTGTTAGCAATGATGGCCTGAATTTCGAAAAACTACCCGGTCCAATACTTAGCCGTGGAGAGCACGATCCTTGTTTTGTATCGTCCCCCAATGTTTATATCGAGGACGGTGTATGGCGCATGACATACATTTCTGGGGTGGCGTGGACCAAGGATGCCGATAGCCGATTGCAGTCACACTATCACATCAAACATGCTCAATCCAATGATGGAATCCTATGGCGGCGTGATGGGAATGTCGCAATTGATTTTGCGCCGGGCGAAAAGAATATCGCGCGTTCCTCGGTTGCTAAATTCGGTCCCGACGATTACCGCATGTGGTTTTCCTATGTCGATCCTTCTCTGGGGAAGTACCGGATAGGGTACGCGGCATCGAGGGACGGTTTGGCTTGGAGCAGAGACGATGAACTCGCTGGCATCACCGTTGGCGATGAGCTTGCCAAGGTAATGATTGCCTATCCAAACGTGTTCCAATTCCAGGGCCGTTGGTGGATGCTTTATAACGGTGACGAACTCGGGAAGCATGGGTTTGGTGTTGCGGTTCTTGCTCCCGCCTGAAGTCATCTTTCAGCAGACTCTATAACCGATCTATGCTCATTCGTCCTTTTCTCGCCGCCGTGCGGGATCTTGTATTGTTGCTTGCCTTGCCGGTAATGTTACCGATCGCGTTTGTCTTGTCAAAGCGACAAAAAGCAGATCGGCTCGTATGGGGGCATACCCCCATCATCAACAACAAATATTGGTCTGCAGCAGTTCGGGCGCTGGGCTACCAGTCTCTGACGCTGATGTCCGGCTACTACGGCGGCATCAACGACAGGAAGGATTTTGATCTCTACTTCGAGGACATCTTTCCTTTGGTAAAGCCGCAATTGCTGCGCAAGGCGATTATGCCGTGGTTGGTACTGTGTTTCCTTGCCCGAAATGCCGCCGTGCTGCATATTTCCTTCGACGGCGGCGCGTTTAGTCGTACCCGGCTGTGGCGGCTGGAAGCGATCTTTTATCGGATGCTCGGGATCAGAACGATCATCATGCCTTATGGTGCCGATTTCTATGTCTATTCCAAGGTATTTGACCCATGCATCCGTCATGGCCTGTTGCTATCCTATCCAGAGGCCGCGCGTCGCGAAAAGGCGATCGACACCCGTGTAGGATACTGGGTGCGTCATGCCGACATCATTCTGGCAGGCTACACCCTGGAAGGCTTGTCGCGATGGGACGTGCCGATTGGAAACATGCTTTGCATTGATCTGCAGCAATGGGTGTGCAAGGCTTCTTATTCTGATTCAGATGGGCGCAATCGTGCTGTCAGAGTATTGCATAATCCAAATCATGTCGGCGTCAAGGGAACCGAGTTCATCAATGAGGCTGTGGCGGCTTTACAGCGGGATGGGTTGCAGGTGGAGCTGGTGACGTTGTCAGGGGTTCAGAACAGCAGAATCAGGACGACGATGCAGGAGGTAGACATCCATGCGGATCAATTAATTCTGCCTGGCTATGGTATGGCGGCCATCGAAGCCATGGCATCCGGATTGCCTGTCATCGCAAATCTTTCCGATCATCGTTATACAAGCATCTTCCGCCGCTTCTCCTATTTGAATGAATGCCCCGTGGTGTCGGCCACGCCGGAAACAATTGAGCAAGTGCTGCGTGCGCTGGTCAGCTCTCCAGCCCTGCGTAAGGAGCTCGGTTTGGCGAACAGGGCTTATGTCCAGAAATACCATTCCTATGAGGCCAGCCAATATCTCTTCGGGGCTGTTTACGACCGGATACTCAAGGGTAACAAGGATGTTGAGCTGATGTCGCTGTTCCATCCCATCAAGTCCGCGTATGTGAAGCGCTCCCCGAAAGTGGAGCATCCACTGGTCAACAACAATATTCCTTCCCGCTCCGAGGCAGCATGATTCGCAAGCTGGGGAAGGATGCTGCGATTTACGGTGGTGGAGATTTTCTTTTCAAGATCATTGGTTTCGCGGTTTTTCCGATTTATACGCATCTGTTTACTGTCGCCGAGTTTGGGACGATTGCGTTACTGGCGGCATCTTCAAGTCTGGTCGGCGTCTTCATCAACATCGGGGTGAACAACGCGGTCCAGCGGTTCTATTGGGACCCTGCCACTCCCGAGGAAGACCGCCCTCTGCTGGTGACCACCGGTTTTGTGCAATTGGTGATCACCGGCGTCGCGGTGACCACGCTCTTGTGGTTCGGTCTCGCCTGGCAACAGCAATTCATTGCGGACAAATACGCCATTCCCTGGAGTGCGCTGTCCTTGGCGCTGCTGGCGATCCTTCCGGACCAGATGCTGCAGTATCTGTTGGACGCGATTCGCCTGCGCTTTTCGCCGTTGCGTTTCCTGCTGATTTCGTTTTGCAAGAACATCCTGGGCATTGCCCTCGGCTTGGTCTTCGTGCTGCACTACGAGGGAGGATTGACGGGGATGTTCCTGGGCGCTCTTCTCGCCTCCCTCCTGACCGTGCCGCTTGGTCTCTGGATGGTGCGAGAGGATCTGGTGTGGAGATTCAGTGCGCGAATCCTGAAGACCCTGCTCCATTTCGGTTATCCCTTCGTTTTCGCCGGCATCGCATATTGGGTGTCCAATGCGATGGACAGATGGATGCTGGCACAACTTGGGAATTCGGTCGAGGTGGGCTTGTACGGTGTAGCGTTCAAGTTCGCCGTGATCGTCACGTTCGTTGTCAGCGCCTTTGGGCAGGCCTGGAGTCCGTATGCCATCCGCCTGCTGCGCGATGATCCGGACTACCGTCGGACATATAGCAAGGTATTGTCGATCTGGCTGTTCTGCCTGGCCTTCATTGGGCTTGGTATTGCGTTATTTTCCGGCGAGCTGCTTATGACGTTTACGCCGGCCCCATACTGGCCGGCGGCGCCGGTGATGATTTTTGTTGCGCTTGGCGCGGCGGCGTTCGGGACGACGCAAATCACGGCGGTTGGCATTTCGCTGGAAAGGAGAAGCGGACTTCTGACCTGCGGAGCGATCTTGTCCGGCGCCACTAATTTCGGACTCAACCTTTGGCTCATCCCCTGGGCCGGGGCAATCGGAGCGGCCGTTGCCACATTGATATCGTATCTCGTGTTGACCTTGTTTTTCCTTTATTGGACGCAGCGTCTCCATCCGATACCCTTGGAAAAAGGCCGGCTGCTTTATGGGTGCAGCTTGTTTCCGCTGGCGCTGGGTGGCCTGATATTGATTCCTGATGGCAATATTGTTGCCTGGTTGGTTGCCGTGAAACTTCTTGTGCTGATCCTGGTGCTGGCAGGCGCCGTACCGGTGGGATTGGTAAGTGCCAAATTCCTCAATTCCTTTTTGAAGCTGAAACCATAACGTGAAGAAATTATTGCTTACAGGTGCGAGCGGCCTGATCGGCTCCCATTTCATCAAGAAACTTGCCGGTACCTGCGAAGTACATGCAATTTCACGTTCGCCGCAACCGCCTGAGGCAGGGGTGACCTGGCATCTCATGGATTTGCGGCGCGAGCTGGATTGCAGCCAACTGCCGGAAAGTATCGATACGGTGGTCTATTTGGCGCAATCCGAGGACTTCCGGGATTTCCCGGCGAAGGCTCAAGATGTCTTCCGGGTCAACACGGAGCAGATGCTCGCCTTTCTTGATTACGCGCAACGTGCGGGTGCGCAGCGTTTCATCTATGCCTCGAGCGGAGGCGTGTACGGTACCGGGAGTGATGGTTTCTCCGAGGACTTCGCCATCCCCGCCTCCGGAAACCTTGGTTTTTATCTTTCAACGAAACTGTGCGCCGAAATTCTTGCGGAGAACTATCGGCCTTACATGCACATCATTTCTTTGCGGTTCTTCTTTGTGTATGGCGCAGGTCAAAAGCGCAGCATGCTGGTGCCGCGACTTGTCGATAACGTACGCAATGGTGTTGCCATCAAATTGCAAGGTGCGGATGGCATCATGATCAATCCCACGCATGTTTCCGATGCGGTCATGGCGCTGCAAGCTGCACTATCGCTGGAAGGCTTCCACAAGATCAATGTGGCTGGGCCTGAAGTGTTGACGTTGAAGGGGATTGCGAAGATCATTGGCGACCGATTGGGGGTCGCCCCCGTATTTGAGCATGACATGCAAGTTACGCCCGCGAATTTGATAGGTGACATAGAAAATATGAAAAAACACCTCAATACGCCTTCGCGCCATTTCGCAGCAGGCTTGGACGATATCCTTTAAAGAATAGAATGAGCGAGAAAAACAATACGCGCCAGAGTTTCCAGGACAAGTGGGAAAAGAATACTGAGCTGGCTTTTGACCAAACAGCTGATGAAGGATCCGATATCTTCAATTGGATCGTCACGCGCAACGGACTGGTTGATGGCGCAGGACTGAGCGCGTTCTTGAACGGGAAAAAAAGGATTCTGGACGCGGGCTGCGGCAACGGCCGCGTCACTGCGATGCTGCGACGATACTCGGATCCGCAAAAAACAGAGGTGGTCGGGATCGATTTGGTGGCTGCGCAGATCGCCAAAGCCAATCTGGCAGGGGCCGTGAATGTGGCTTTCCACGACAAGGATCTCCTGGGAGATTTGTCCGACATCGGAACCTTTGATTTCATCTATTGCCAGGAGGTCTTGCATCACACCAGCGATCCGCGTGGCGCCTTTGGCAATCTTGTCGGTATTTTGTCGGATGATGGCGAAATTGCCATCTATGTCTATAAGCAAAAGGCCCCCGTTCGCGAGTTCGTGGACGACTTCGTGCGGGATCGTATTGCCGCCTTGTCTTATGAGGACGCCTACAAGGCTTGCGAGCAGATTACCGAATTGGGCAAGGTGCTGTCGGATCTGAAGGTTACGGTCAACGTGCCTGGGGTCGATGTGCTCGGTATTGAGGCCGGAGAATACGACCTGCAGCGATTCATCTATCACTTCTTTATGAAGTGTTTTTGGAACAATGAGTTTTCCAAGAACGACAACGTCGTGATCAACTACGATTGGTACCATCCCCAGCTCTGTTCGCGACACACGATGGAAGAGGTTCTCGAGTGGTTCAGTGCGAATCAACTATCCGTTGTCCACGCGCATGAGGATCACTATGGCATTACCGTGCGCGGCGTCAGGGCGCCGCGATGAAGGTATTACACTGTCCCGAGATCGTCGGTGGCAATGCTCAGCAATTAGCCAAGGCCGAGCGCGAGGTCGGACTTGACAGTACGGCGGTCGCCCTGCGTGGTAGTAGTTTCGGCTATAAGAGCGACAAGATGCTCTTGTCTAAGCCGGTCGGGCGCCTGCGTCTGGAGCTGGCAAAGTGGGAATTATTTTTCCGGGCATTTTCCTTCGACGTCGTGCATTTCAATTTTGGCCAGGCAATCATGCCGGCGCCCCGTCCGATTGATCGCGTCGAATTCAACTGGCTGCAGCGTCGGCTGATTCAAGCGTATTTCCGTGTCTTTGAGCTATTGGATGTCAAATTGCTGAAGGCTTGCGGCAAGGTGACGGTCATGACATACCAGGGAGACGACGCGCGCCAGGGAGACTATTGCCGAGAGAATTTTCCCATCACGTTTGCCAACGAGGTGGACCAAGCCTACTACTCGCCTGAGTCCGATCGTCTCAAGCGGGTACGCATCGCGAAATACGCGAAATATGTGGATCGTATTTTTTCTTTGAATCCAGATCTGCTGCATGTCCTCCCTGAGCATGCACAATTTCTGCCGTATTGTCATATCGACTTGCGTGAATGGTCGGTGGTGGAGCGGACCCCAGCCGAGCAGAATGTCCGCCCCGTGGTGCTGCATGCGCCCAGCCATCGCGGGGTCAAAGGCACGCGTTTCATTTTGGACGCCGTGTCCCGCCTGCAGGAAGAGGGTATCGATTTCGAGTTCGTGATGGTCGAGGGCATGCGACAGGATGAGGCGCGGCGTCTCTATGAACGCGCTGATATTCTTGTTGATCAGCTACTGGCAGGTTGGTATGGCGGGATTGCGGTAGAGCTAATGGCTCTGGGCAAGCCGGTCATTGCATACATTCGGGAAGCGGACCTGAAATTCGTCCCGGAGGAAATGCGCGCGCAGTTGCCGGTGGTGCAGGCCGAGCCGGAAACGATCTACGAAGTGCTTAAACGTTGTCTGACCACGGATCGGGGTCTGCTCCCGGAGATGGGAATGCGCAGCAGGCGATTTGTGGAACGTTGGCACGATCCGCATCAGATTGCGGTGCGTATGCTTGAAACCTACAAGAACTGTGTCCGGGAAAAGAATAACGGTTCTGGTCAGATCGGGTAAGCATCGCGCGGAGATTTGCATCGACCATCAATTGGCGCAGGTCGTTGATGCTCATCGGATTGCTGAGGCCATGGAGCGGTGAACGAGGTTGGATACCTTCCTGTCTTACGAGGTGGGCGACAGGCCAGCACGGCATATAACATGACTGAATTTAGAAAAAATCTGATTACTCTCGTGAGCGGCGCAGGATTGGTGCAGGCTATTCCCCTGTTGCTGACGCCTGTGCTGACGCGCTTCTACGCGCCATCGGATTTCGGCCTGCTGGCGACATTTACGGCCTTTGTGTCGGTATTGGGTGTCGTGGTCTGCGGCCGCTACGAATTGACGGTCATGCATGCAAAAAACAAGGTGGAACTGTCCAACCTGTTGACGCTGTCGGCGCTTGTCACGCTCATTGGCAGCGTCCTGATTGGATGCGTCACTTTTGCGGGAGCCGATCACATTGCGCGTTTCCTTGGCAAGTCCACTCTGGAGCCCTGGGTGAAATGGTCTGCGTTGCCCATTTTTGCGACGGGCATCATGCAGATATACGCGATCTATTTTGCCCGGGAGAAGAAATATCCAAGCCTGGTGCGCGGCCGCGTACTGCAAAGTGTTGCCACGGGCTTGATTGGCGTGGTGATCGGGCTGGGGCACTATGGTTTCGTCGGCTTGCTCGCAGGCTATGTGTTGGGTCTGGTGGCCGCAGGCATTTATTTCTTCAGGACGCTCCGGTGGACGATGCAGGGCGTCTCCAGGCTGAGGTTGCGCGTCTTGCTGGTTCGTTATCGGCAATATCCCCTGTTTTCCGCGCCGGCGGCGTTGCTTGATACTGCGACACAAAGCGTGGTGGTCTTCATGCTCTCGCGTTTCTATTCCAGCGACACGCTAGGTTATTACTCCCAGTCGCATCGTTTGCTGATCATTCCCCTGGCGTTGATCGGGGCATCGGTGGCACAGGCATTTTTCCAGCATGCATCCGAGCAACGGCGGCAGAAGCAGCCGCTATTGACGTTGCTGAACCAAACCAGCCTCAAGTTGCTGATTTACTCCATTCCCTGTTTTGTGCTGTTCGTGCTCCTGGCGCCGTTCATGTTCGAACTCGTGCTCGGCAAAGGCTGGTCGACAGCGGGTGAATATGGCCGTGTGGTGGCGGTGGCATACCTGGTCCGCCTGGCAGTGTCACCTGTGTCATCGGTATTCCTGGTTGTGGAGCGAGTGCGTGTGGGGGCGCTGTGGCAGCTCATTTATTTCTGTTGCAGTTTCACGGTGCTGACGCTTGTTGCGTGGCTACGTGTCCCTGTTAAGACTTTCTTGATTGTGTACGCGGTGCACGAGGTTATTTTGTACGGCCTGTATTTCGCTTTCGCAAGATACGTATGCAAGGCCGACGACATGAAGAGGTTGGCGTAGATATGTGCGGAATCGCTGCAGTTTTCAGCCGTTCGGGAGCGGCGCACTCCCGGATCGGCGGTATGACGGACATCATTCGCCATCGTGGTCCGGATGACGAGGGTTTTGTGCTGTTCGACGACAGTGGCGCGCCGACGGCGCTGGGCGGAAAGGATACGCCTGCCGCCGCGTATTCGAGCCCATATGCCTACGCGCCTTCGGCAGTCTTGGAGGCGACCGCCGAGACGCATGCGGCGGTCGCGTTGGGCCACCGTCGCCTATCGATCGTCGACGTCTCGCCTGCAGGCCACCAGCCGATGTGCAGTTCGGATCGCAAGCTTTGGATCGTCTATAACGGTGAGGTCTATAACCACATTGAGCTGCGTGTGGAACTGGAAGCGCTGGGCGAGCGCTTCGATTCCCATTCCGATACGGAAGTCATCCTGGCGGCCTATCGGCAGTGGGGTGTCGATTGCCTGTCGCGCTTCAATGGCATGTTTGCCTTTATCGTGGTTGACCAGTTGAAGGGCCGGGTCTTCATCGCTCGCGATCGGTTTGGCGTCAAGCCGCTCTACTATTGGGCCTCTCCGGACGGTATCGCGTTCGCGTCGGAAATCAAGCAGTTCACCGGGCTGCCCTCGTGGCAAGCGCGCATGAATGAACAGCGCGTCTATGATTTCCTGAATTGGGGGGTCACCGACCACACAGATGAAACCTTATTCCAGGGCGTCTTCCAGCTCAAGGCCGGGCAGGCGCTCGATATTGGCATTGATGAACTGAGCCGCATCTCTTCGGCGACCAACGCCCGGCTGCCGGTCTACGATTGGTATCACTTGGCGGATAAGGGCTTTGATGGCGATCTGAACCAGGCGTCGGAGGGATTCAAGGAGCGCCTGACCGAGGCCGTGCGGTTGCGTTTGCGAGCGGATGTCCCCGTCGGTTCATGCTTGTCGGGCGGACTTGATTCCTCCTCTATCGTCTCCTTGATGAATCAGCTGATGCAGCAGGCCGGCGCCGAGGGGTTGCAGAAAACCTTCTCCGCCTGCTCTTCCGTCAAGCGTTTCGACGAGCGGGATTACATCAGCGAGGTGGTCGGTAAGACTGGCGTGGAGGCGCACTACACCTTCCCCGAGATGAGCGAGCTGTTCGACATTTGCGAAGAGGTAACCTGGCACCAGGATGAGCCGTTTGGGTCCACTAGCATTTTTGCGCAATGGAAGGTGTTTCAGCTGGCCGCGGAGACCGGGGTAAAAGTGATGCTTGACGGCCAGGGCGCCGATGAGCAACTGGCCGGATATCACACCTTCTTTGCTCCTTACTTTGCCGGCCTGTTCAAACAAGGGAAGTGGCTGACCCTGTGGCGGGAAATCCAGGCCAATAAGCGCGTTCACGGTTACTCCGAACTGACCTCGCTGAAACACCTTGCAAACATGCTCTTGCCCGAAGCCATGCGCCAGGCGCTGCGCAAGTTGGGGGGGAAGGCTTCCGCGCATGCCGATTGGCTCAATTGGCAAACGATGAAGATGCAGCCACAGGATCCGTTCGCGAGCCTGGGGGGGAAGACCGATTCGCTCAAGCAGTTTTCCCGCGCCCAACTGACTGCGACCAATCTGCAAATGCTGTTGCACTGGGAGGATCGCGATTCCATGGCGCATTCGATCGAATCCCGGGTTCCCTTCCTGGACTACCGCCTGGTCGAGTATGTGCTTTCCTTGCCCGACGGCTTCAAGTTAGCCGGAGGCGTGACCAAGCGCGTATTACGCGAATCAATGAAGGACATCTTGCCGGAACGGGTTCGTATGCGTATGGACAAGTTGGGTTTTGTTACTCCGGAAGAAATTTGGGTGCGTCATGAGGCTCCCGAGAAGTTTCGGCAGGCTGTGGAAGCGGCCATCAATGCATCGAAAGGCATTCTGAACAGTAAGGCGCTAGCGCTATTCGACGACATTGTGTCGGGTGCGCGTCCCTTCAATTTTGTCGTGTGGCGCATTGTCAGTTTTGGAATGTGGGTAAAGCAATTTAACGTCGGCAGGGAAAAATGAAGATAGTGACGGTGGTTGGCGCTCGCCCCCAATTCATTAAGGCGGCAGCAGTTTCTCGCGCAATTGCGGCCTTGCCGGGAGCGAAAGAGATTCTCCTGCATACTGGACAGCACTACGACAACAACATGTCGGATATATTTTTCGACGAGCTCGGCATTCCCAGGCCCGACTATCATCTTGGCGTTCACGGCGGTGGGCATGGCCAGATGACCGGCCAAATGCTGATCAAGATCGAAGAGGTTCTGATCAAGGAGGCGCCCGACTGGGTGCTGGTCTACGGCGATACCAATTCAACCTTGGCTGGCGCGTTGGCCGCATCCAAGTTGCATATTCCGATCGCGCACGTCGAGGCCGGGCTGCGCTCCTTCAATCGGCGCATGCCGGAAGAAGTCAACCGTGTATTGACGGACCATATTTCGACGCTGCTCTTCGCGCCGACCGATAGCGCCGTGAAGAATCTCGCGCAAGAGGGCGTTAGTCAGCTCGCCGTGCGCCGCGTAGGCGACGTGATGTTTGATGCGGCCTTGTATTACGGTCGCGTGGCAGAAGCCTCCAGCACCATCTTGCAAGCGACTGGGCTGCAGGCAGGACTCTATGCCCTGGCCACCATCCATCGCTCCGAGAACACCGACGACCCACAGCGTTTACGGCAGATCATTGAATGCCTCAATCATGCCGCGGGGCATTTGGATGTCGTACTGCCCTTGCACCCGCGCACCAGGGCGGCGATGGAACGCCTCGATGGCGGCGGCCGCCTGTCGGATCGCATCAGCGTGATCGACCCTGTGGGTTACCTCGACATGGTGATGCTGGAGAAGCATGCCCGCGTGATCGTGACCGACTCCGGTGGCGTGCAGAAGGAAGCGTATTTCCATCGGGTGCCGTGCATTACCCTGCGCGATGAAACGGAATGGGTTGAGTTGGTTGACTGCCAATGGAACACCCTGGTGGGAACAGACGCCAAGCAATTCAAGGCTGGTTTCGAGTTTGCCTGCGATGACAGCCGACGCCCGCAATGGATTGCCAATCTTTACGGTGACGGCAGCTCCGCCGCGGAAATCGCGCGCCAGCTCAACGCCGGCACTGACCGCCCTTGAACCTTTGACGGCTGTCCGCGCTTGTGGCCGCATCCCATTGGAAATAATGCGTATGAAAATATTAGAACGCCTGCTGGCTCCTGCGAAATTCGAATATCTCTGGCTGGTTCCTTTGATTGGCATGCTGACGATCTATGGCGCGGGAAGCGTCATCGGCTTGCTGGTGTTTCATGATGAAGCCGCGTTGACTTTGCTCGGCATCTTGGTGCTAGGCGCGCTTGTTTATATACTCGGCTATCTGGCGATTGGCCGCAGAATATCGCTGGACTTCTTGTCGGCTTGGCGCGGCAGGGTGGGCGTGAATACGAATGTCGTGATTGGCGTCATCGTGGCGCTCTACTTCCTGATGATCGCCTATTCAGCATTCACGGCCCCTAAACTCGCTTTGTTCGAAGCGCTGCGCGGCGCCAATGCGTCAGATATTTCTATCGCCCGTCAAATGCTTTTCATCACCAGGACCGGACCGGAGAAGATCCTGGTTTACCTGAATGCCTTCCTCAGCTCGGTTTTCTTGCCGTATGCGATCGCCACGTCGTACCTCGACAAGAAAAAATATCGGCACATCTTGCTGTTTGCCTTCGTGCTTAGCCTGACACTTTCCTTGGAGAAGGCGCTGGTGATCAAGGCCTTCCTGCCTTTGGTCATCCTGGCAATCAATCGATGGATG
This genomic window contains:
- a CDS encoding glycosyltransferase family protein; translation: MLIRPFLAAVRDLVLLLALPVMLPIAFVLSKRQKADRLVWGHTPIINNKYWSAAVRALGYQSLTLMSGYYGGINDRKDFDLYFEDIFPLVKPQLLRKAIMPWLVLCFLARNAAVLHISFDGGAFSRTRLWRLEAIFYRMLGIRTIIMPYGADFYVYSKVFDPCIRHGLLLSYPEAARREKAIDTRVGYWVRHADIILAGYTLEGLSRWDVPIGNMLCIDLQQWVCKASYSDSDGRNRAVRVLHNPNHVGVKGTEFINEAVAALQRDGLQVELVTLSGVQNSRIRTTMQEVDIHADQLILPGYGMAAIEAMASGLPVIANLSDHRYTSIFRRFSYLNECPVVSATPETIEQVLRALVSSPALRKELGLANRAYVQKYHSYEASQYLFGAVYDRILKGNKDVELMSLFHPIKSAYVKRSPKVEHPLVNNNIPSRSEAA
- a CDS encoding oligosaccharide flippase family protein, whose translation is MIRKLGKDAAIYGGGDFLFKIIGFAVFPIYTHLFTVAEFGTIALLAASSSLVGVFINIGVNNAVQRFYWDPATPEEDRPLLVTTGFVQLVITGVAVTTLLWFGLAWQQQFIADKYAIPWSALSLALLAILPDQMLQYLLDAIRLRFSPLRFLLISFCKNILGIALGLVFVLHYEGGLTGMFLGALLASLLTVPLGLWMVREDLVWRFSARILKTLLHFGYPFVFAGIAYWVSNAMDRWMLAQLGNSVEVGLYGVAFKFAVIVTFVVSAFGQAWSPYAIRLLRDDPDYRRTYSKVLSIWLFCLAFIGLGIALFSGELLMTFTPAPYWPAAPVMIFVALGAAAFGTTQITAVGISLERRSGLLTCGAILSGATNFGLNLWLIPWAGAIGAAVATLISYLVLTLFFLYWTQRLHPIPLEKGRLLYGCSLFPLALGGLILIPDGNIVAWLVAVKLLVLILVLAGAVPVGLVSAKFLNSFLKLKP
- a CDS encoding NAD-dependent epimerase/dehydratase family protein, whose protein sequence is MKKLLLTGASGLIGSHFIKKLAGTCEVHAISRSPQPPEAGVTWHLMDLRRELDCSQLPESIDTVVYLAQSEDFRDFPAKAQDVFRVNTEQMLAFLDYAQRAGAQRFIYASSGGVYGTGSDGFSEDFAIPASGNLGFYLSTKLCAEILAENYRPYMHIISLRFFFVYGAGQKRSMLVPRLVDNVRNGVAIKLQGADGIMINPTHVSDAVMALQAALSLEGFHKINVAGPEVLTLKGIAKIIGDRLGVAPVFEHDMQVTPANLIGDIENMKKHLNTPSRHFAAGLDDIL
- a CDS encoding class I SAM-dependent methyltransferase, with the translated sequence MSEKNNTRQSFQDKWEKNTELAFDQTADEGSDIFNWIVTRNGLVDGAGLSAFLNGKKRILDAGCGNGRVTAMLRRYSDPQKTEVVGIDLVAAQIAKANLAGAVNVAFHDKDLLGDLSDIGTFDFIYCQEVLHHTSDPRGAFGNLVGILSDDGEIAIYVYKQKAPVREFVDDFVRDRIAALSYEDAYKACEQITELGKVLSDLKVTVNVPGVDVLGIEAGEYDLQRFIYHFFMKCFWNNEFSKNDNVVINYDWYHPQLCSRHTMEEVLEWFSANQLSVVHAHEDHYGITVRGVRAPR
- a CDS encoding glycosyltransferase — protein: MKVLHCPEIVGGNAQQLAKAEREVGLDSTAVALRGSSFGYKSDKMLLSKPVGRLRLELAKWELFFRAFSFDVVHFNFGQAIMPAPRPIDRVEFNWLQRRLIQAYFRVFELLDVKLLKACGKVTVMTYQGDDARQGDYCRENFPITFANEVDQAYYSPESDRLKRVRIAKYAKYVDRIFSLNPDLLHVLPEHAQFLPYCHIDLREWSVVERTPAEQNVRPVVLHAPSHRGVKGTRFILDAVSRLQEEGIDFEFVMVEGMRQDEARRLYERADILVDQLLAGWYGGIAVELMALGKPVIAYIREADLKFVPEEMRAQLPVVQAEPETIYEVLKRCLTTDRGLLPEMGMRSRRFVERWHDPHQIAVRMLETYKNCVREKNNGSGQIG
- a CDS encoding oligosaccharide flippase family protein; protein product: MTEFRKNLITLVSGAGLVQAIPLLLTPVLTRFYAPSDFGLLATFTAFVSVLGVVVCGRYELTVMHAKNKVELSNLLTLSALVTLIGSVLIGCVTFAGADHIARFLGKSTLEPWVKWSALPIFATGIMQIYAIYFAREKKYPSLVRGRVLQSVATGLIGVVIGLGHYGFVGLLAGYVLGLVAAGIYFFRTLRWTMQGVSRLRLRVLLVRYRQYPLFSAPAALLDTATQSVVVFMLSRFYSSDTLGYYSQSHRLLIIPLALIGASVAQAFFQHASEQRRQKQPLLTLLNQTSLKLLIYSIPCFVLFVLLAPFMFELVLGKGWSTAGEYGRVVAVAYLVRLAVSPVSSVFLVVERVRVGALWQLIYFCCSFTVLTLVAWLRVPVKTFLIVYAVHEVILYGLYFAFARYVCKADDMKRLA
- the asnB gene encoding asparagine synthase (glutamine-hydrolyzing), whose translation is MCGIAAVFSRSGAAHSRIGGMTDIIRHRGPDDEGFVLFDDSGAPTALGGKDTPAAAYSSPYAYAPSAVLEATAETHAAVALGHRRLSIVDVSPAGHQPMCSSDRKLWIVYNGEVYNHIELRVELEALGERFDSHSDTEVILAAYRQWGVDCLSRFNGMFAFIVVDQLKGRVFIARDRFGVKPLYYWASPDGIAFASEIKQFTGLPSWQARMNEQRVYDFLNWGVTDHTDETLFQGVFQLKAGQALDIGIDELSRISSATNARLPVYDWYHLADKGFDGDLNQASEGFKERLTEAVRLRLRADVPVGSCLSGGLDSSSIVSLMNQLMQQAGAEGLQKTFSACSSVKRFDERDYISEVVGKTGVEAHYTFPEMSELFDICEEVTWHQDEPFGSTSIFAQWKVFQLAAETGVKVMLDGQGADEQLAGYHTFFAPYFAGLFKQGKWLTLWREIQANKRVHGYSELTSLKHLANMLLPEAMRQALRKLGGKASAHADWLNWQTMKMQPQDPFASLGGKTDSLKQFSRAQLTATNLQMLLHWEDRDSMAHSIESRVPFLDYRLVEYVLSLPDGFKLAGGVTKRVLRESMKDILPERVRMRMDKLGFVTPEEIWVRHEAPEKFRQAVEAAINASKGILNSKALALFDDIVSGARPFNFVVWRIVSFGMWVKQFNVGREK
- the wecB gene encoding non-hydrolyzing UDP-N-acetylglucosamine 2-epimerase, translating into MKIVTVVGARPQFIKAAAVSRAIAALPGAKEILLHTGQHYDNNMSDIFFDELGIPRPDYHLGVHGGGHGQMTGQMLIKIEEVLIKEAPDWVLVYGDTNSTLAGALAASKLHIPIAHVEAGLRSFNRRMPEEVNRVLTDHISTLLFAPTDSAVKNLAQEGVSQLAVRRVGDVMFDAALYYGRVAEASSTILQATGLQAGLYALATIHRSENTDDPQRLRQIIECLNHAAGHLDVVLPLHPRTRAAMERLDGGGRLSDRISVIDPVGYLDMVMLEKHARVIVTDSGGVQKEAYFHRVPCITLRDETEWVELVDCQWNTLVGTDAKQFKAGFEFACDDSRRPQWIANLYGDGSSAAEIARQLNAGTDRP